One stretch of Chryseobacterium fluminis DNA includes these proteins:
- the gcvP gene encoding aminomethyl-transferring glycine dehydrogenase has protein sequence MNTEQFVSRHISLNEADKQAMLEKVGVSSIEELISQTIPSSIRLEKDLEISEPLSEYEMLIHSKELASKNTDYTSYIGFGYHNTLLPSAIQRNIFENPSWYTAYTPYQAEIAQGRLEALLNFQTVVCDLTGFALANASLLDESTAAAEAMHMFFNNRTKDQKKAGANKFFVSDLVLPQTISVLKTKAEGLEIEIVEGDHKTHEFDGSYYGVLLQYPGKNGIVLDYTDDIVEYKKLDLQVAVACDPMALVKLKSPASMGADCAVGTTQRFGIPLGYGGPHAAFFSCKEDYKRDIPGRIIGVSQDMYGKRALRMALQTREQHIKRERATSNICTAQVLLAVMAGMYAVYHGPKGLNYIADQIHFKANALKNGLKALGYQTVEEPIFDTVKITLSEDEKGRLMRMMLDHKLNLNYFTEGVVSIAINESTTLEKLNYLMASFAQFKDKQTFKLEIKEGYSIPEENLRKDEILTEQVFNKYHTETELMRYIKRLERKDLSLTHSMISLGSCTMKLNAATQMLPLSWDNWGAVHPFVPVDQAGGYQEMISELEKDLAEITGFAGTSLQPNSGAQGEYAGLMVIREYHISRGEGHRNVVLIPQSAHGTNPASAAMAGMKIVVVKNLENGEIDFEDLKAKTEQHSENLSCVMITYPSTYGFFDANIKEITNLIHQHGGQVYMDGANMNAQVGYTSPGNIGADVCHLNLHKTFAIPHGGGGPGVGPICVAKHLVPFLPSNANIRIGSKEAIDGISAAPYGSGLILNISYAYIKMLGTSGLKKATEHAILNANYLKEILAEHFPILYSNENGKVAHECIVDFRQFKSLGIEVADVAKRLMDYGFHAPTVSFPVAGTLMIEPTESESKSEIDRFAEALIAIKQEIDEIANGEADAANNVLKNAPHTEQMVISDSWDKPYSREKAAYPLEWVRDHKFFASVSRVDEAYGDRNLVCTCEPIEAYM, from the coding sequence ATGAATACAGAACAGTTTGTGAGCCGTCACATTTCCCTCAATGAAGCCGATAAACAGGCGATGTTGGAAAAAGTTGGCGTTTCAAGTATCGAAGAGTTAATTTCTCAGACCATCCCTTCTTCTATCCGTTTAGAAAAAGATCTTGAAATCTCAGAACCGCTTTCAGAATACGAAATGCTTATCCATTCCAAGGAGCTGGCATCGAAGAATACTGATTATACAAGCTACATCGGTTTTGGATATCACAATACGTTGTTACCATCGGCTATTCAGAGAAATATTTTTGAAAATCCAAGTTGGTACACCGCTTACACTCCTTACCAGGCGGAAATTGCGCAGGGAAGATTGGAAGCTCTTCTGAATTTTCAGACTGTTGTATGTGATCTTACAGGGTTTGCTTTGGCCAATGCTTCATTGCTGGACGAATCTACCGCTGCTGCAGAAGCTATGCATATGTTCTTTAATAACAGAACAAAAGATCAGAAAAAGGCCGGTGCCAATAAATTTTTTGTTTCAGATCTTGTGCTGCCGCAGACCATTTCCGTTTTAAAAACAAAGGCGGAAGGATTGGAAATCGAAATTGTAGAAGGAGATCACAAAACTCATGAATTTGATGGCTCTTACTATGGAGTTTTATTACAATATCCCGGTAAAAACGGAATCGTTTTAGATTACACAGACGATATCGTTGAATATAAAAAATTAGATCTTCAGGTGGCAGTAGCCTGTGATCCGATGGCGTTGGTGAAATTAAAATCACCTGCTTCAATGGGGGCCGACTGTGCAGTGGGAACAACTCAGAGATTCGGTATTCCATTAGGATACGGTGGTCCTCACGCGGCATTTTTCTCTTGTAAAGAAGATTACAAAAGAGATATTCCGGGAAGAATCATCGGGGTTTCCCAGGATATGTACGGAAAACGTGCACTGAGAATGGCTTTACAGACGAGAGAGCAGCACATTAAGAGAGAAAGGGCGACTTCAAATATCTGTACCGCTCAGGTTCTTTTGGCTGTCATGGCCGGAATGTACGCTGTTTATCACGGGCCAAAAGGATTGAATTATATCGCGGATCAGATCCATTTTAAAGCCAACGCTTTAAAAAACGGTCTTAAAGCTTTAGGATATCAAACGGTTGAAGAACCTATTTTTGATACTGTAAAAATCACGTTAAGTGAGGATGAAAAAGGAAGATTAATGAGAATGATGCTGGATCATAAGCTTAATCTGAACTATTTTACAGAAGGCGTTGTAAGTATCGCGATCAACGAAAGTACAACACTTGAGAAATTAAATTATCTGATGGCTTCGTTCGCGCAGTTTAAAGATAAACAAACGTTTAAATTGGAAATTAAAGAAGGATACAGCATTCCTGAAGAGAATTTAAGAAAAGACGAAATTCTTACGGAACAGGTCTTCAATAAATATCATACAGAGACAGAATTGATGCGTTACATCAAGCGTCTGGAAAGAAAAGATCTGTCATTGACGCATTCAATGATCTCTCTTGGTTCTTGTACGATGAAACTGAACGCGGCCACGCAGATGTTACCACTTTCGTGGGACAATTGGGGAGCAGTTCACCCGTTTGTACCGGTTGACCAGGCCGGAGGATACCAGGAAATGATCAGTGAACTGGAGAAAGATTTAGCTGAAATTACAGGATTCGCAGGGACCTCTCTTCAGCCGAATTCAGGAGCCCAGGGTGAATATGCAGGATTAATGGTGATCAGAGAATATCATATCTCAAGAGGTGAAGGTCACAGAAATGTAGTATTGATTCCTCAGTCTGCCCACGGAACAAACCCCGCTTCTGCAGCCATGGCCGGAATGAAAATTGTTGTGGTGAAAAACCTTGAAAACGGAGAAATTGACTTTGAAGATTTAAAGGCTAAGACAGAGCAGCATTCTGAGAACCTTTCTTGTGTAATGATCACGTATCCGTCAACATACGGGTTCTTCGATGCCAACATTAAGGAGATTACAAATCTGATCCACCAACATGGCGGACAGGTATATATGGATGGTGCCAATATGAACGCTCAGGTAGGATATACGAGTCCCGGAAATATCGGAGCAGACGTTTGTCACCTTAATCTTCACAAAACGTTTGCCATTCCTCACGGAGGGGGAGGTCCCGGAGTTGGGCCAATCTGTGTAGCTAAACACCTGGTTCCTTTCTTACCTTCGAACGCGAACATAAGAATCGGGTCCAAAGAAGCGATCGATGGTATTTCTGCAGCCCCTTACGGTTCCGGATTGATCCTGAATATTTCTTACGCTTACATTAAAATGCTGGGAACTTCAGGATTGAAAAAGGCTACTGAGCATGCGATCCTGAATGCGAACTATTTAAAAGAAATTTTAGCTGAGCATTTCCCAATTTTATATTCCAACGAAAACGGGAAAGTAGCGCACGAATGTATCGTAGATTTCAGACAGTTCAAGTCTTTAGGAATTGAAGTGGCTGATGTGGCGAAAAGACTAATGGATTATGGTTTCCATGCTCCAACTGTTTCTTTCCCGGTTGCAGGAACATTAATGATCGAGCCTACGGAATCCGAAAGCAAGTCAGAAATCGACCGTTTTGCAGAAGCGCTTATTGCCATCAAGCAGGAAATTGATGAGATTGCCAACGGAGAAGCTGATGCAGCTAACAACGTCCTTAAAAATGCACCTCATACAGAGCAAATGGTAATCTCCGATTCATGGGATAAGCCATACAGCAGAGAAAAAGCAGCCTATCCGCTGGAGTGGGTAAGAGATCACAAATTCTTTGCTTCCGTTTCCAGAGTGGATGAAGCTTACGGAGACCGAAACCTGGTTTGTACTTGTGAGCCGATCGAAGCTTATATGTAA
- a CDS encoding J domain-containing protein has protein sequence MKDYYYFLGISHDASSEDIKKAYRKLSLKYHPDKNENDDFFADRFREIQEAYETLNDKSRRYSYDQNLESHQKSFRYHIPPSIKTFTANKIHAKKGEEIIISWQTQNADVVKVLPFGLEKPYGERTFKITEFKDGKFQILLHATNSLLHKTVVQGITITQVFESEGEKFRDRTEELFRSQPKTAANPKGQPKIMRIIVAAVLLVVAIYFLIKSFSN, from the coding sequence ATGAAAGATTACTACTATTTTCTCGGGATTTCTCATGATGCTTCTTCAGAAGACATCAAAAAAGCCTATAGAAAATTATCTTTAAAATATCATCCTGACAAAAATGAAAACGACGATTTTTTTGCAGACCGTTTTCGGGAAATTCAGGAGGCTTATGAAACATTGAATGACAAAAGCAGGAGATATTCTTATGATCAGAATTTAGAAAGTCATCAGAAAAGCTTCCGGTATCATATTCCGCCATCCATCAAAACTTTTACCGCGAATAAAATTCATGCTAAAAAAGGAGAGGAGATTATTATCAGTTGGCAGACCCAGAATGCTGATGTTGTAAAAGTATTGCCTTTTGGTTTAGAAAAACCTTATGGAGAAAGGACTTTTAAAATAACAGAATTTAAAGACGGGAAATTTCAGATTTTGCTGCATGCCACCAATTCGCTACTGCATAAGACCGTTGTTCAGGGAATAACCATTACACAGGTTTTTGAATCCGAAGGTGAAAAATTCAGAGATAGAACGGAAGAATTATTCAGATCGCAGCCAAAAACAGCAGCAAATCCAAAAGGGCAACCCAAAATTATGAGAATAATAGTGGCCGCAGTTTTATTAGTAGTGGCTATTTATTTTTTAATAAAAAGCTTTAGCAATTAA
- a CDS encoding RNA polymerase sigma factor produces the protein MEIVEKIAMPQKEKESIISQTVSKYGGKLMSYIRPKVKNTEDAEDILQEVWYQFSSLTNLSEIVNVGGWLYRVTANKITDKYRKKKTENLEDFVYEDEDGSFSIKDILLLDESAGPEVKMFQDEIWKKLFEALEELPEKQRLVYVENELNDRTLQEIADEHGENIKTIISRKNYAVKHLRNRLRKLYEDLNS, from the coding sequence ATGGAGATTGTCGAAAAAATAGCAATGCCACAGAAAGAGAAAGAAAGTATCATCTCACAAACCGTTTCAAAGTACGGCGGAAAGCTGATGTCCTACATTCGTCCGAAAGTGAAAAATACGGAGGATGCGGAAGATATTCTCCAGGAAGTATGGTATCAGTTCAGTAGTCTTACCAATCTTTCCGAGATTGTAAATGTCGGCGGATGGCTGTACAGGGTAACGGCCAATAAAATTACCGACAAGTACCGGAAGAAGAAAACAGAAAATTTAGAAGACTTTGTGTATGAAGATGAAGACGGAAGTTTCTCTATAAAAGATATCCTTTTGCTGGATGAAAGTGCAGGACCGGAGGTGAAGATGTTTCAGGATGAAATCTGGAAAAAATTATTTGAAGCACTGGAGGAGCTGCCTGAAAAGCAAAGGCTCGTGTATGTAGAAAATGAGCTCAATGACAGGACCCTGCAGGAAATAGCCGATGAACACGGCGAGAATATCAAAACAATCATCAGCCGGAAAAACTATGCGGTCAAGCATCTGAGAAACAGACTGAGAAAATTATACGAAGATTTAAATAGTTAG
- a CDS encoding S9 family peptidase has protein sequence MNSKLLTTAHIVITAIMINAQSPASKLPGDPTLVSSKATLNKLISNDKGNFKYKVEDYFARPKASQFKISPDGQYLSYKEKDKDSKNHVYVKNLKTGTITKALEEKEDLIRSYGWLNKKRLFYTQDKGGNENLHLYAADIDGKNLKDLTPFDGVKIGFVNIIKDTDFAVVTLNKNNKQIFEPYKINFVTGEMTQLFENKDPKNPIDDYLFDKEGNLRGYKVLENGLTTKTYYKDLQTGKFNLLKSTDWKDTFNVMRFNDHSKNKDEAYVVTNLDSDKSRIVLYDLKKNAVIREVYSNPTFDVGSISLAGKNRNYELDYISYEGVKNETIPVSAFYKEVNENLRSEFGDREFYVVSSDDQDSKLLVVVDSDRLYGKYYEYDTKTKSIKLLLDLMPQLKEEDMAEMRPIEFKSRDGLTIHGYITLPKAVAEGQKVPLIVNPHGGPQGIRDHWGFNPETQLFASRGYATLQVNFRISGGYGKEFQTSGYKQIGRKAMDDVEDGVKYAIGQGWIDKDKIAIYGGSHGGYATLMGLIKTPELYTCGVDYVGVSNIFTFFDSFPEYWKPYKEMVKQIWYDLDNPEEAKIAKEVSPVFQIDKIKKPLFVVQGANDPRVNINESDQIVKALRAKGFEVPYMVKYDEGHGFGKEANRIELYQSMLGFFAENFNK, from the coding sequence ATGAACTCTAAATTATTAACCACTGCTCACATTGTAATAACAGCCATTATGATCAACGCGCAAAGCCCGGCCTCCAAGTTACCGGGTGATCCTACACTTGTCTCTTCTAAAGCTACTTTAAATAAACTTATCTCTAACGATAAAGGAAATTTTAAATATAAAGTTGAAGATTATTTTGCAAGACCCAAAGCTTCCCAGTTTAAAATATCACCTGACGGGCAATATCTTTCCTATAAGGAAAAAGATAAGGACAGTAAGAACCATGTTTATGTGAAAAACCTGAAAACAGGAACAATCACCAAGGCACTGGAAGAAAAAGAGGATCTGATCAGAAGCTACGGATGGTTAAATAAAAAACGTCTCTTTTATACCCAGGATAAAGGAGGAAACGAAAATCTTCACTTATATGCTGCAGATATAGACGGTAAAAATCTTAAAGATCTTACGCCTTTTGACGGCGTAAAGATCGGTTTTGTCAATATCATAAAAGACACTGACTTTGCTGTGGTTACCCTGAATAAAAATAATAAGCAGATTTTCGAACCGTATAAAATTAATTTCGTGACGGGCGAAATGACCCAGCTGTTTGAAAATAAAGATCCCAAAAACCCGATTGACGATTATCTTTTTGATAAAGAAGGAAATTTAAGAGGATATAAGGTTCTTGAAAACGGACTGACTACAAAAACCTATTACAAAGATTTACAGACCGGCAAATTCAATCTTTTAAAGTCGACTGACTGGAAAGATACTTTCAATGTGATGAGGTTTAATGACCATTCAAAAAACAAAGACGAAGCTTACGTTGTTACCAACCTGGACAGCGATAAATCTAGGATCGTTCTTTATGATTTAAAGAAAAATGCCGTTATCAGAGAAGTTTATTCTAATCCCACTTTTGATGTCGGTTCCATAAGCCTGGCAGGGAAAAACAGAAATTACGAATTAGACTATATCAGCTATGAAGGTGTCAAAAACGAAACGATTCCGGTGAGTGCATTTTATAAAGAAGTGAATGAAAACCTCAGATCTGAATTTGGAGACCGGGAATTTTATGTGGTTTCTTCTGATGATCAGGATTCCAAACTTCTAGTTGTTGTAGACAGTGACAGGTTGTATGGCAAATATTATGAATACGATACCAAGACAAAAAGTATAAAACTCCTTCTGGATCTGATGCCACAGCTGAAAGAAGAAGATATGGCCGAAATGCGTCCAATCGAGTTCAAGAGTAGGGACGGGCTGACCATTCACGGGTATATTACTTTGCCAAAGGCTGTTGCAGAGGGCCAAAAAGTACCTTTGATTGTTAATCCTCACGGCGGTCCGCAGGGCATCAGGGATCATTGGGGATTCAACCCTGAAACCCAATTGTTTGCCAGCAGAGGTTATGCCACATTACAGGTTAATTTCAGAATTTCCGGAGGATACGGAAAAGAATTTCAGACCTCGGGGTACAAGCAGATCGGCAGGAAAGCAATGGATGATGTGGAGGACGGAGTAAAATATGCCATTGGACAGGGTTGGATCGATAAAGATAAGATCGCCATTTATGGCGGGAGCCATGGTGGTTATGCTACTTTGATGGGACTCATCAAAACACCGGAGCTGTATACCTGTGGAGTCGATTATGTTGGTGTTTCAAACATTTTCACCTTTTTCGATTCGTTCCCGGAATACTGGAAGCCTTACAAAGAAATGGTAAAGCAGATCTGGTATGATCTGGATAATCCGGAAGAAGCGAAAATTGCCAAAGAAGTCTCTCCTGTTTTTCAGATCGATAAAATTAAAAAACCATTATTTGTCGTTCAGGGAGCCAACGATCCGAGAGTGAACATCAATGAATCCGATCAGATTGTAAAAGCACTGAGAGCGAAAGGCTTTGAAGTTCCGTATATGGTAAAATATGATGAGGGACACGGATTCGGAAAAGAAGCCAACCGTATCGAATTATATCAATCGATGTTAGGATTTTTTGCTGAAAATTTCAATAAATAA
- a CDS encoding DoxX family protein — MKLLSILIITFILALVGTKLYQGSWNFLFSGNLGMAAFIIFTGFAHFKFQKGMALMIPDLIPAKMFWVYFTGIIEIAAGIGLMIPSIREFTAILLIIFLILVFLANINSSKKRINLFKADYSGPGMGYLYKERIPMQIILIAWTWYFGIYLN; from the coding sequence ATGAAACTATTATCAATTCTTATCATTACTTTCATTCTGGCACTGGTCGGGACAAAACTTTATCAGGGAAGCTGGAATTTTTTATTTTCAGGAAATCTGGGGATGGCAGCTTTTATCATCTTTACGGGATTTGCGCACTTTAAATTCCAAAAGGGGATGGCGCTGATGATTCCTGACCTTATTCCCGCAAAAATGTTTTGGGTCTATTTCACCGGAATCATTGAGATTGCTGCCGGTATTGGACTGATGATTCCATCAATTCGTGAATTCACCGCAATTCTTCTGATTATTTTCCTGATTCTGGTTTTTCTGGCCAATATTAATTCTTCTAAAAAAAGAATCAATCTTTTCAAGGCAGATTATTCCGGTCCGGGAATGGGTTATCTTTATAAAGAGCGAATTCCCATGCAGATCATATTAATCGCATGGACATGGTATTTTGGAATTTATTTAAATTAA
- a CDS encoding SRPBCC family protein gives METLSYETVIKAPKQKVWDILWNSETYGQWTQYFNPDSPSQMKSDWKVGGKTYFLDMNDEGMVSTIDSLDEPNQVIFKHLGMVGKDGTEDTESREVKQWSGFFEKYILIDFDGNTKLHTEVQVEKNWADHINKGFIKGLEIVKSLAEK, from the coding sequence ATGGAAACATTATCATACGAAACAGTAATCAAAGCTCCCAAACAGAAGGTCTGGGACATCCTCTGGAATTCCGAAACATACGGACAATGGACTCAGTATTTTAATCCCGATTCTCCATCTCAAATGAAATCTGACTGGAAGGTGGGCGGAAAAACCTATTTCCTGGATATGAATGACGAAGGAATGGTTTCTACCATTGACAGTTTAGATGAGCCCAATCAGGTTATTTTTAAGCATCTTGGAATGGTCGGTAAAGATGGTACCGAGGATACCGAAAGCAGGGAAGTAAAGCAATGGAGCGGATTTTTCGAAAAGTATATTCTGATCGATTTCGACGGAAACACGAAACTGCATACAGAAGTCCAGGTCGAAAAAAACTGGGCGGATCATATAAATAAAGGTTTTATAAAAGGCCTGGAGATCGTGAAAAGTCTGGCGGAAAAATAA
- a CDS encoding SRPBCC family protein, which translates to MESLSFEIEINATPERVWDVLWSEITYRQWTTAFTEGSFYQGTLEEGSIVKFFDPHENGMYSRVEKNIPHQEMKFVHLGEIYEGIEVPQDWGDASESYLLEENEDGTKLTGKIHTPTEFKEFFEEKFPKALGIVKNLAENQL; encoded by the coding sequence ATGGAAAGTTTAAGTTTTGAAATTGAAATCAATGCAACACCGGAAAGAGTATGGGATGTACTCTGGAGTGAAATTACTTACAGGCAGTGGACTACAGCCTTTACGGAAGGCTCTTTTTACCAGGGAACACTGGAGGAAGGAAGTATTGTTAAGTTTTTCGATCCTCATGAGAACGGAATGTACAGCCGTGTAGAAAAAAACATTCCTCATCAGGAAATGAAGTTTGTACATCTTGGGGAAATTTATGAAGGAATAGAAGTTCCGCAGGATTGGGGAGACGCCTCTGAATCTTACCTTTTGGAAGAAAATGAAGACGGAACCAAACTAACGGGAAAAATCCATACTCCTACAGAATTTAAAGAGTTTTTTGAGGAGAAATTTCCAAAAGCACTTGGAATTGTGAAAAATCTTGCAGAGAATCAGCTTTAA
- a CDS encoding SDR family oxidoreductase: protein MKTQNKSQSKSKVPKEGQLPEIIRNNYLGSRKLLNKKAVISGGDSGIGQAVAVHFAREGADIAIIYKESDKDAKETQKLVEKEGRTCILLKGDISKKTFRSKSLEKIKKDWKNLDILVNNAGIQFPKDDIEEISDEQIQETFNVNIISMIAFTRDLLPLIKKGGRIICTTSVTAYRGSDRLVDYSATKGAITTFIRSLATNIADRKILVNGVAPGPIWTPLVKETFDDVSTFGKDNPLKRAGQPSEVAPAYVFLASEDASFITGEIIHINGGDYVGG, encoded by the coding sequence ATGAAAACACAGAACAAGTCACAATCTAAGTCAAAAGTTCCTAAAGAAGGACAGCTTCCTGAGATTATAAGGAACAATTATCTGGGAAGCAGGAAATTATTAAATAAAAAGGCAGTTATTTCCGGTGGAGACAGCGGAATCGGTCAGGCGGTTGCGGTGCATTTTGCCCGCGAAGGTGCGGATATTGCCATTATCTATAAAGAAAGTGATAAAGATGCTAAAGAAACGCAGAAATTGGTTGAAAAAGAAGGGCGGACCTGTATATTATTAAAAGGGGACATCTCTAAAAAGACCTTCCGATCAAAATCCTTGGAAAAAATAAAAAAAGACTGGAAAAATCTGGATATTCTGGTCAATAACGCCGGAATTCAGTTTCCTAAAGATGATATTGAAGAGATTTCAGATGAACAGATTCAGGAAACTTTTAATGTCAATATTATTTCAATGATTGCCTTTACAAGAGATCTTCTGCCCTTGATAAAAAAAGGGGGAAGAATTATCTGTACAACATCAGTTACCGCTTACCGGGGCAGCGATCGTCTGGTAGATTATTCTGCTACCAAAGGTGCCATTACCACTTTCATCCGTTCTCTGGCTACCAATATTGCAGACAGAAAAATTCTGGTCAATGGGGTGGCTCCCGGTCCTATCTGGACCCCGCTTGTAAAAGAGACATTTGATGATGTATCTACATTCGGAAAAGATAATCCGTTAAAAAGAGCAGGGCAGCCATCGGAGGTAGCACCGGCGTATGTTTTTCTTGCCTCTGAAGATGCCAGTTTTATTACAGGAGAAATTATTCACATCAACGGAGGAGACTATGTAGGCGGATAA
- a CDS encoding VOC family protein translates to MNNDIFPCLWYDGDAKESSEFYCKVFDGKITADTPVVMNIELFGQKIMLLDGGPQFKKNASVSFMVICETEDEVQKYWDMLIEDGMALMPLDSYSWSKKYGWVKDQYGVTWQIFLGEKQGEQKIIPTMMFIHGNNGKASEAMQLYTAVFPDSEIGNILRYGDGSEGHAAAEPPENIQLGHFVINGYSLFCMDNSYDHQFDFNEGISMVVMTDDQEQTDRYWNKLVSNGGQESMCGWLKDKYGFSWQIVPKKLIQLMSDPDQAKAQKVVQAMMKMQKIIIQDLENAYHS, encoded by the coding sequence ATGAATAATGATATTTTCCCATGTCTCTGGTATGACGGAGATGCAAAAGAATCTTCAGAATTTTACTGTAAAGTATTTGACGGAAAAATTACAGCAGATACTCCTGTTGTCATGAATATAGAACTTTTCGGACAAAAAATAATGCTTTTGGACGGAGGTCCGCAATTCAAAAAAAATGCTTCGGTTTCGTTTATGGTGATATGTGAAACGGAGGATGAGGTGCAGAAATATTGGGATATGCTCATAGAGGACGGAATGGCCCTGATGCCTTTGGATTCTTACTCATGGAGTAAAAAGTACGGTTGGGTAAAGGATCAATATGGGGTGACCTGGCAGATATTTTTAGGGGAGAAGCAAGGTGAGCAGAAAATTATTCCTACAATGATGTTTATTCACGGCAATAATGGAAAAGCTTCAGAGGCCATGCAATTGTATACGGCTGTTTTCCCGGACTCTGAAATTGGAAATATTTTAAGATACGGAGACGGGAGTGAAGGGCATGCTGCCGCTGAACCGCCTGAAAATATTCAGCTTGGACATTTTGTAATTAACGGATACAGTTTATTCTGTATGGATAATTCGTATGATCATCAGTTTGATTTCAATGAAGGAATTTCAATGGTGGTGATGACTGATGACCAGGAACAGACTGACAGATACTGGAATAAGCTGGTCTCAAACGGAGGGCAGGAAAGCATGTGCGGGTGGCTCAAAGATAAATATGGCTTTAGCTGGCAGATTGTCCCGAAAAAGCTGATTCAGCTGATGAGTGATCCTGATCAGGCTAAGGCTCAGAAAGTGGTGCAGGCTATGATGAAGATGCAGAAAATTATCATTCAGGATTTGGAAAATGCTTATCATTCATAA
- a CDS encoding helix-hairpin-helix domain-containing protein produces the protein MTKCLRSVCIVSHVVEGDFLRGIIAVSARRALEKEKINSFEKLSGYSEKEIMELKGFGKNTMQKLKIYMKENDIYFKSN, from the coding sequence ATGACAAAATGTTTACGCTCTGTTTGTATCGTTAGTCATGTTGTAGAAGGAGATTTTTTACGGGGTATTATTGCGGTATCCGCAAGAAGAGCACTGGAAAAAGAGAAAATAAATTCTTTTGAAAAGTTGTCCGGCTATTCTGAAAAGGAAATTATGGAACTGAAGGGTTTCGGAAAGAATACAATGCAAAAACTGAAGATTTATATGAAAGAAAATGATATCTATTTTAAAAGTAATTAA
- a CDS encoding SRPBCC family protein: MEPIKIDITILAPVDKVWEYYNKPEHITRWNFANETWHCPSSENDLRVGGLFKTRMEAKDGSFGFDFEGIYDEVIPNERIEYHITDGRKVAVVFDQIDGSTTKVIINFEPEKQNSVEMQREGWYAILNNFHKYVENH, encoded by the coding sequence ATGGAACCTATTAAGATTGATATTACGATTTTAGCTCCTGTGGACAAGGTTTGGGAGTACTACAACAAGCCCGAGCATATCACCAGATGGAATTTCGCTAACGAAACCTGGCATTGCCCTTCGTCTGAAAATGACCTGAGAGTGGGGGGACTATTCAAAACCCGGATGGAGGCGAAAGACGGAAGTTTCGGATTTGATTTTGAAGGAATTTATGATGAGGTAATCCCTAATGAAAGGATAGAATATCATATCACGGATGGCAGAAAGGTCGCGGTGGTTTTTGATCAGATTGATGGCAGCACCACAAAAGTGATCATCAATTTCGAGCCCGAAAAGCAAAACTCCGTGGAAATGCAAAGAGAGGGATGGTACGCAATCCTGAACAATTTTCACAAATATGTGGAAAATCATTAA
- a CDS encoding VOC family protein, with translation MAKLNPYLNFDGKAEEAFTFYKSVFGGEFLGEVYKMGSAPGTEHLSDEEKNRVMHISLPIGNDLLMASDIVPGFGQRLDIGNNNYVSIFTESRDEADRLFKGLSEGGNIEMPIEDQFWGDYFGSFQDQFGVHWMVNYNEEYTK, from the coding sequence ATGGCTAAATTAAATCCGTACCTCAATTTTGATGGAAAAGCCGAAGAAGCTTTTACCTTCTATAAATCTGTTTTTGGTGGTGAATTTCTCGGGGAAGTTTACAAAATGGGAAGCGCACCTGGAACTGAACACTTATCGGATGAAGAAAAAAACAGAGTAATGCATATCTCCCTCCCGATCGGTAACGATTTGCTGATGGCTTCTGACATTGTTCCCGGTTTTGGACAGAGGCTGGATATCGGAAACAACAATTACGTATCCATTTTTACGGAGTCCAGAGATGAGGCAGACAGGCTTTTCAAAGGTCTTTCAGAGGGAGGAAATATTGAGATGCCGATTGAAGATCAGTTTTGGGGAGATTATTTCGGAAGTTTTCAGGATCAATTCGGTGTTCATTGGATGGTGAACTATAATGAAGAATACACAAAATAA
- a CDS encoding VOC family protein, giving the protein MKINQIYVNLPVKDIQKTKEFWINIGFSVNEQISDERAVCIIMSDHIYVMFITEEYFQTFSERPVPKGDTTQVLLAIGLNSREEVDKIVNAAVANGAYQHEEPQDYGWMYHNSFWDINGHGWNVTFADSSQMPQEYK; this is encoded by the coding sequence ATGAAAATTAACCAGATTTATGTCAATCTTCCGGTCAAAGATATTCAGAAAACAAAAGAATTCTGGATCAATATCGGATTCTCTGTTAATGAGCAGATTTCAGATGAGCGAGCGGTGTGCATTATCATGAGCGACCATATTTATGTGATGTTTATAACGGAAGAATATTTTCAGACTTTTTCAGAAAGGCCGGTTCCGAAAGGAGATACAACACAGGTTTTGCTTGCCATCGGGTTAAACAGTCGCGAAGAGGTGGACAAGATCGTAAACGCAGCGGTGGCGAACGGTGCTTATCAGCACGAGGAACCGCAGGATTATGGCTGGATGTATCACAACTCCTTCTGGGATATCAATGGTCATGGCTGGAATGTAACATTTGCGGATTCTTCTCAAATGCCTCAGGAATACAAATAA